The genomic region AGCGCGATCAGCTGAAAGCCGAGGGCGAGCCAGCCCATATTGCGCAGCCGCGTCGCGTTGATCGCGGCAAAGGGATCGCCTTCGCCCACCGACTGCACGATCCGCGTCAGCAGCCGGAAGAAGAATATGCCGAGCACGACGCCAACCAGGGCAGTCGGCACGAGCAGCCAGAAGTTCGTCTGGAAGGCGGCAAGGTCAACGCCCGGATATTCGCTCAGCAGGGCCGGCGATCCGTTCGTCATGTCATAGCCGACCAGCGCCATGCCGATCACCATCGCGACGCCCGCGAACATCAGCAGGAAGGTGATCGCGCGGGTGGCGAACAGGGTGAAGCTCAGCAGCGAATCCTTGGGGGGTGAATCCATGGCGATATCCTTTGTCTCAATATTGAAAATCAATATTGCATTTATTGATAAATAACAAGTGATATATTGATAAACGATAAAAGATGTGTATCTTGGCCGCGACTCGCAAAGGACACAGACCATGACGACAGCCGCCCAAAGCCCCGCAAATCCGCCCCAAACCGCCACCGAAACCGGCGCTGAGCCGGGCAGCATGAACCGCTGGCTGATCATCGCGGAGGTGCTCGCCTTCGTCGCGCTGGCCCTCGGCTCCCGCTATGTGATGAGCCTGTTCTTCTGGCGCTTTGCCGGGCCGGTATCGCTGATCTTCACGCTCGGCATTCTCACCGTCTATCTGCGCGGACGGGGCATCGGCTGGCGTGATCTGGGCGTGCGCCGCTTGCCCGGACTCAAAGCCAAGCTGTGGGTGATCCCGCAAACGGTGCTGACAGGCATGGTGTTTTTCGGAGCGGTCGCAACGGTGCTGATCGGTGGCCCGGCGATCGGACTCGATTTTATTGGCCAGGTGCCGGACACGGTCGGCGATCGCTTTGGCGATCTCGAGGGGAACCTCCCGCTCTTCCTGCTATGGCTGGCAATTGTCTGGACCGCCGCGGCTTTTGGCGAAGAGATGTTCTTCCGCGGCTATCTGATCACCCGCCTCGAAACCGCCTTCGCCGATATCCGCTGGGGTGTCGTGCTCGCCATCCTGCTGCCCGCGATGCTGTTCGGTTATGGCCATTATTATTATCAGGGATTGAGCGGTGTCATTGTCACCGGCGCGATCGGCCTGGTGCTCGGCATCATGTTTGTGTTGTTCCGGCGCAATCTATGGCCGGTGATCCTCTGGCATGGGATTATCGATACGATGGCCTTCACGGCCATGTTCATGAACTGGGATATCTAGATCCCGATAAGCACCCAATCGACGGCCAGAGGTGAGGGGGACGCCCGGCCGTCGATTGGGGCATGGGCTCAGGCAAGGTTGACAGCCGGGCCAATCGCCGCGGCAATGCAGAGTGCGCTGAAGGTGAAACCAGCAAGCGTCGAAAAAAGCGTCCGCTGCATCGTGGAAAGGTTATAAGTCATTTTCAGTCTCCTGTCGGTGTTGACGGGAGCTGTTTCGCCTATCGCGACGGGCATTTCTCTCTCGGCTTCGAACGCGACCAGCCGGATTTCGAAATCGATAGGTTCAGAAAAGCCCGGAATTCAGCCGATCTTGGCGGCGCGATACTGGCTGGGCGTCATTTCCTCGGCATCGCGGAACGCACGATTGAACGGGCCGAGTGAACCAAAGCCGGCATCCAGCGCGATCGTCAGGATCGGCACATCGCGCTGCTCGGGATCGGCCAGCGCCGTGCGCACCTCCTCCAGCCGATAGCTGTTGAGGAAGGCGGCAAAGTTGCGATGGCCGAGCTGGCGATTGATCAGCCGCCTTAAGCGATATTCCTGCGTGTCGAGCCGCCGGGCGAGTGCGGCAATAGTCAGCCCGTCTGCGCGCCAGGCGAGTTCGGAGGTCATATGCGCCTCAAGCTTGGCCGCAAGCTCGGTATCGAGCTCCGGCTTGGCATCGCTGGTATCGGCATTGCGCTGGGGCGAACCGAACAGGTCTGCACGGTTGGTCGCCAGGATCGCAACGGCCGAGGCGAGCGCCAGGAAGAAGATGCCAAGGATCAACCAGGAGCGCGCGCCATTGGTCGACAGCACAAAGCCGGGGCGCATGCCGATCTCCACGGTGAGCACCAGCAAGGTGTACACACCGATTGCCCCAACGCCCCAAAAACGGAGCCGGCGGCGCTCTTCAATCAGGTCATCGCCGCGTCCGCGCCAGGCGACATAGAGCCCAAGCGCCACCAAGCCGATCGCCGCAGCGCGCCCCAATATTCCAGTCGGGAGGATCCAGGGATCCATGTCGAGCCACAATATCCAGGCATGGACATGCATGCAGGCCACGGACAGCCCGACAATTGCCCAGCTGCGCCACCCCGGCCGTTCATCATTGAACCAGGCCCGGGTCAGCAGCCAGAACATGCCGGGCGCTGCATTGGAACCGATCTCGAAGACCCAATCGGTGAAGGAGGGCAGGCCATCCCCGCCCGTCAGCCGAATTGTCGCAATGACATGGCAACAGACGGACGCCAGGAAGACGATCCCGATGCTGCCGGCATTGGTATGGCGATGATCGCGCCATAAAATGACGATCATCAGCAGGAGGATCCCCACCGAACCACCGCGCGCCACCAGGTCAAAATCCGCCATATTCTCCATGCCGCTTAGGTGTCAGAGAATGGGGAGGGGTGCAATGGTGGGGAAAAAGGCGCGAGATTATTGGTGACACTGCCGATGCAGCCGCTGGCACGGGTGCATGCGGTGGCCGATTGAGAATCAACGTTCTGAGCGGTACAAGTAGGTGGATATGGATCGTTCGGACGATATTTCGCTGCTACGCATTGTGATTGGTTTGATCGGATCATCAGCGACCGCTGGTTTCCTTTTTTCGGCGCAGTTCGAATCTATCGGAGCCTGGCTATTCTTCTCTTTTGTTTCCCTGGTTTTCATCTGCTTGATCGGCCTGCCGCTATATCTCCTAATATGGAGAACCGGTCGGGTAACGGCCGTGAAAGCCGGCATTAGCGGTGTGGTAGGCGGAGCAATGGTAGCGCTGGTTTTGCTGGGACCCAGTCGGGCAGTCGAACAGGCTACTGAGGCAACTTTGTTCCTGACGCAGATTGGATTTATGGCAGGAGCGGTTTTCTACCTGATCATGCACGGATTTTATTGGAAAGAGCAGCTGCCGGAAACGGATGATACGTACTAACCCTCGCCACCATCCTCATACCAGGCTTCGACTTCGCCGTTCAGCTTGATCGTGAGCGGGTTGCCGTGGCGGTCGCGGGTTTTGCCGGCCTGGACGCGGATCCAGCCTTCGGAAATACAATATTCCTCAACGTCTGCGCGTTCCTTGCCCTTGAAGCGGATCCCGATGCCGCGTTCGAGCGTGCTGGGTTCATAATGATCGCTCATTGGGTTGTTCGAGAGGCGATCGGGCGGTGTGTCTTTGGCGTCTGTCATGGCGCGGCATGTAATGCCAAAGAAAATAGATGGAAAGACATGAGTCTTCTCCGACGGAAATGTCCTCGCGGTCCAGAGTCAGCATCAGACAGAATCGAATCTCACCCAAATTCTCGGCCCTACGAATTGTGCAATTTCTATTTGAATTAGACACTCCATCCATGTTGCTCGGTCGAAATCGACGGGAAAACCGTGATAGGTCGGCAACAGTCGGCAATCGAACCGGCCTCAGGTGGCAGAAATGTTGATGTTGAAGCGCGGGCCGTAACTGCCTCAATATTGGCGGTTCTGCGGGCACACGGGCTGATCGCGACATGATATTGCAGTGGCTCACAATTAAATAACCAACTTCGCTTGCCACTGCGAAACCATCTCGCCATAGAAGCGTTAGGTAGTTTGTTACTCGAATCCGGGGCTTGCTCGTAATCCATTTGGATGTGCAGTTGCGGCATTTTGGCAACAGATAAGCTAATTGTCCGCTTGCGTGGACAGTGTGGTTTCGATAATGGTTTTGGTATTCCTACGCTAGGAATTTGTAAGAAAGGGGATAGTTATGCGCAAGTTCGCCATCAAAGCGGCGCTCGCGACAACCGCGCTCACCGTGGCGGCTACGCCAGCGCTGGCTCGCGATGATTCTTGGTATATCGGTGCAGAAGCCGGTGGTACGATCATCAGCAATGCTGACGTCGATGTCACGAATTCGGCCGGTGTGTTCACCAACAATGCCTATAGCATCAACACGGAGCCTGGCTTCGATGTTGGCGGTATTCTTGGTTACGATTTCGGTTGGTTCCGTCTCGAAGCTGACGTTTCATATCGTCGGGCTGAAGTGACGACCATCGAGCAAAACCTTGGTGCTCTTCTTCCGATCGCGGGTACCCCGCGCGCGGACGGCGGCGTCAATTACAACCCGGGTGGCCCGAACGGCAATGCACCTGGCAACCCGTTCCAGTGGAACGGTGCTGCAGGCAGCATGCGGATTCTCGCATTCATGGCTAACGGTCTTGTCGACTTTGGCGATGATGATGGTTTCCAGGGTTACATCGGTGGTGGTGTTGGTATCGCCCGCACCAGCTTCGACGGTGTCCGCGTAACGGATGCTGCTCCGGTAATCACCGATGACTCGGATTCAGGTTTCGCATGGCAGATTGTTGCCGGCGTCCGCTATCCGCTTTCTCGGAATTTCGACATCGGTGTGAAGTATCGCCTCTTCAACCATGATGATGTTGGAACGAACAGCTTCTACAGCACGTCTGATGAGACGGACGTCCGGTCGCACAGTGCGCTGGTTACGCTGACCTATAACTTCGGGTCACCGCCACCGCCGCCGCCACCGCCTCCGCCGCCTCCTCCGCCGCCTCCGCCACCTCCGCCGCCGCCGCCTCCGCCGCCGCCGTGTGAGCCTGGCCCGTTCTTGGTCTTCTTCGACTGGGATGAGTCGGACATCCGTCCGGATGCGGCATCAGTGCTTGATGCGGTTGCTGCCCAGTATCAGACCGGTCGTTGCCCGACCTCGGTCATGCTTGCTGGTCACGCTGACCGTTCGGGTTCGGCCACGTACAACGTTGGTCTGTCCGAGCGTCGTAACGCTTCTGTCCGTGCATACCTCGCTTCGCGCGGTGTTCCGGATGGTGCGATGGCGAGCGAAGCCTTTGGTGAGAGCCGGCCTCTGGTCGACACCGCCGACGGGGTTCGTGAACAGCAGAACCGTCGCGTTGAGATCACTTACGGCCCAGGCATGTAAGGATCGGCGCAAGCCAAACGAAAGAGGGGCCGGTCTCGCGACCGGCCCCTTTTTCTTTGCCTGTATGAGATGTGACTGGCGCTTATTACGCCTGCGATCACTGATTCATGAAAACATCGATTGTCCGCTTGACCATTTGGTCCATCGCGAAATGGTCTCGCGCCCAGCTTTTTACACTCGCACGTGCCGAGACAATCTTATCCTCTGACAGTTGAGCCAATGTCGCAAGATGCGCTGCGGCTTCCTCTGCGCTGGGCGATTCTGCATCGCTGAGAATCGCATTTGCTTCCACCGGTGCCACCGCTTCGGGAGCGCCGCCGGCAGGTGTTGTCAGCACCGGAACGCCAGCCAATTGTGCTTCGATCAAGGCATTTGGGACGCCTTCGTGCCGGGAGGTCAGTGCGAGAGCGTCCATTCGGTCGAGCCAGAAACCAATATGGGTAGTCCGCCCAACAAACAGCGTTTGTTCGGCAATCCCCAGGCGGCGCGCATGATCCTCAGCGGCGCCGCGTAGCGGCCCACTTCCCGCGATGATGAACCGTGCATCGCGATGGCGCTTTGCCAGGGCCGCACAGATTTCCAACCAGAATAATGGGCGTTTGTTATCGTCAAAACGCATGACGCCACCCAGCACAAAGCCGCTATGGCCGGTTTCCCTGTCAAAGCGCTCCCAGCGTGCCTGTTCGTCGCTGGGCGCATCGCCTGGTAGTGGATCCACGCCATTGGGCACTGTCACAACGCTCCCGTCGGGAAGGTTCAGCCAATCTTCATAGGCTCGTCCAGCCATCTGAGAATTGGCTGAAAGCGTCACCCCGGGCGCAGACAGCAGACCGCGATACAGGACTTCCTGTTCTGGTTTTTGCCTGTCTTTCCTGCG from Parasphingopyxis sp. CP4 harbors:
- a CDS encoding helix-turn-helix domain-containing protein; this encodes MADFDLVARGGSVGILLLMIVILWRDHRHTNAGSIGIVFLASVCCHVIATIRLTGGDGLPSFTDWVFEIGSNAAPGMFWLLTRAWFNDERPGWRSWAIVGLSVACMHVHAWILWLDMDPWILPTGILGRAAAIGLVALGLYVAWRGRGDDLIEERRRLRFWGVGAIGVYTLLVLTVEIGMRPGFVLSTNGARSWLILGIFFLALASAVAILATNRADLFGSPQRNADTSDAKPELDTELAAKLEAHMTSELAWRADGLTIAALARRLDTQEYRLRRLINRQLGHRNFAAFLNSYRLEEVRTALADPEQRDVPILTIALDAGFGSLGPFNRAFRDAEEMTPSQYRAAKIG
- a CDS encoding DUF3297 family protein, coding for MTDAKDTPPDRLSNNPMSDHYEPSTLERGIGIRFKGKERADVEEYCISEGWIRVQAGKTRDRHGNPLTIKLNGEVEAWYEDGGEG
- a CDS encoding DUF2975 domain-containing protein: MDSPPKDSLLSFTLFATRAITFLLMFAGVAMVIGMALVGYDMTNGSPALLSEYPGVDLAAFQTNFWLLVPTALVGVVLGIFFFRLLTRIVQSVGEGDPFAAINATRLRNMGWLALGFQLIALPVIFLEARMDEISGQPSGLDLDLGGFVLALVLFVLARVFERGAEMRDDLEGTV
- a CDS encoding OmpA family protein, with translation MRKFAIKAALATTALTVAATPALARDDSWYIGAEAGGTIISNADVDVTNSAGVFTNNAYSINTEPGFDVGGILGYDFGWFRLEADVSYRRAEVTTIEQNLGALLPIAGTPRADGGVNYNPGGPNGNAPGNPFQWNGAAGSMRILAFMANGLVDFGDDDGFQGYIGGGVGIARTSFDGVRVTDAAPVITDDSDSGFAWQIVAGVRYPLSRNFDIGVKYRLFNHDDVGTNSFYSTSDETDVRSHSALVTLTYNFGSPPPPPPPPPPPPPPPPPPPPPPPPPPPCEPGPFLVFFDWDESDIRPDAASVLDAVAAQYQTGRCPTSVMLAGHADRSGSATYNVGLSERRNASVRAYLASRGVPDGAMASEAFGESRPLVDTADGVREQQNRRVEITYGPGM
- a CDS encoding CPBP family intramembrane glutamic endopeptidase, whose protein sequence is MTTAAQSPANPPQTATETGAEPGSMNRWLIIAEVLAFVALALGSRYVMSLFFWRFAGPVSLIFTLGILTVYLRGRGIGWRDLGVRRLPGLKAKLWVIPQTVLTGMVFFGAVATVLIGGPAIGLDFIGQVPDTVGDRFGDLEGNLPLFLLWLAIVWTAAAFGEEMFFRGYLITRLETAFADIRWGVVLAILLPAMLFGYGHYYYQGLSGVIVTGAIGLVLGIMFVLFRRNLWPVILWHGIIDTMAFTAMFMNWDI